The Dermacentor albipictus isolate Rhodes 1998 colony chromosome 2, USDA_Dalb.pri_finalv2, whole genome shotgun sequence genome has a segment encoding these proteins:
- the LOC135900785 gene encoding DNA (cytosine-5)-methyltransferase 1-like, with translation MKTVNAVPVSPVKLDTTNGKCSSDEECGGTSGGSDDREGNGDKKESPPAAKLKGGKRKRRSNGDVAGGSQPTLTALFSQMAKRVKSETGLAESKKPPAAEASYTRCSDCRQVLDAAELRLFEGDPADAVDEFSALTDPRLSVFNDNEAVDECGDDVMDTPQHKITQFAVYDRHTHLCPIDAGLIERDVELYFSGYVKPIYDEDPSPENGICCKAMGPIGAWWTAGFDGGENAVIGFTTPYADYVLMTPSEQYAPFIDAIKEKIYMSKLVIETLVKDPSTTYEDLLNKLELTPPPQGIAKFTEDALLRNAQFVIDQVQSFDVTGDDDEAHLIATPCLRSLVNLAGVTLGQRRAMRRGRREALPKKPVCTLATTTPLVRDVFEVLFHGQIDDKASSAARRKRCGVCEACQSADCGKCRACKDMVKFGGTGRQKQCCVERRCLNKVFQEAEEDDGDTEEMEDELDRKAVQAEAPATRKTTRRGGSDVCWVDDKPVAKLDKKSYFSRAVVNGHELRWGDFVLVTPTDPGTPLYVARIVHMYETTSGEKMFHAHWFWRGSDTVLGESSDPRELFLVNECENQSLSTVNDLCTVVLKPVAEDWFSRGGVHSLEDECVLQGEDDGRSFFYQKAYEPDHARFVDPPELPCPEECDVTQACTSCRHAEAQEKLETPVPGEVVEEDGGRLSYSSISFQGKSFCVGECVFLEPDAFQFDFMPTKSKNKGSLKKEDVDEDTYPEYYRKRSEYIKGSNADVPEPFKIGKIVSIYRKSRSDDAKNEPQNFRLRIKKFYRSENTHQPKLDADLCLLYYSEEEAVVGLHQVCGKCYVVYGENLAEEVEDYLHRGPHRFYFTEAYDSETKSFVEPSSKARMMGCLGKGKGKKGKSSSKAVSIEPPEEYCVPQRKLRSLDVFAGCGGLSEGFHQAGVSESCWAIEREEPAATAFRLNFPDATIFTDDCNRLLRLVMDGETHNERGQSLPQKGDVELLCGGPPCQGFSGMNRFNSRQYSQFKNSLIASYLSYCEYYRPRFFLLENVRNFVSFKRSMVLKLTLRCLISMGYQCTFGVLQAGNYGVPQTRRRAIILAAAPGEKLPLYPEPQHVFAPRACQLTVMVDDRKYLSNCKWSSSAPLRTITVRDAMSDLPEIRNGAKFDEIPYGAQALTPFQKVLRAGGAVLRDHVCKEMAPLVEARMRHIPLAPGSDWRDLPNTVVRLSDGVTYTKKLRYTHHDAKNGKSSTGALRGVCPCASDKPCDPLCRQDNTLIPWCLPHTGNRHNHWAGLYGRLEWDGFFSTTVTNPEPMGKQGRVLHPEQHRVVSVRECARSQGFPDTYRFFGTILDRHRQVGNAVPPPMARAIGLEILKCLADGNDN, from the coding sequence ATGAAAACTGTCAACGCAGTGCCCGTTTCCCCCGTGAAATTGGATACGACGAACGGCAAGTGCTCATCGGACGAGGAATGCGGCGGGACGAGCGGAGGCTCGGACGACCGCGAAGGGAACGGCGACAAGAAAGAATCGCCGCCGGCCGCCAAGCTCAAAGGTGGGAAACGCAAGCGACGCTCCAACGGTGATGTTGCCGGCGGCAGCCAGCCTACCCTCACCGCGCTGTTCAGCCAAATGGCGAAGCGCGTCAAGAGCGAGACCGGCCTGGCCGAGAGCAAAAAACCGCCCGCCGCAGAGGCGAGCTACACCCGTTGCTCCGACTGCCGCCAGGTGCTGGACGCGGCCGAGTTGCGGCTTTTCGAGGGCGACCCGGCGGACGCCGTCGACGAGTTCTCGGCGCTTACCGACCCGCGGTTAAGCGTGTTCAACGATAACGAGGCCGTGGACGAATGCGGCGACGACGTGATGGACACGCCGCAGCACAAGATCACGCAGTTCGCCGTCTACGACAGGCACACACACCTGTGCCCCATCGACGCGGGCCTGATCGAGCGCGACGTGGAGCTCTACTTCAGCGGGTACGTCAAGCCCATTTACGACGAGGACCCTTCCCCCGAGAATGGCATATGCTGCAAGGCGATGGGACCGATCGGCGCCTGGTGGACCGCGGGTTTCGACGGTGGCGAGAACGCCGTGATCGGATTCACCACTCCGTACGCCGATTACGTGCTCATGACGCCCAGCGAGCAGTACGCGCCCTTCATCGACGCCATCAAGGAAAAGATCTACATGAGCAAGTTGGTCATCGAGACGCTGGTGAAGGACCCGAGCACCACTTACGAGGACCTGCTCAATAAACTCGAGCTGACGCCTCCGCCTCAGGGCATCGCCAAGTTCACCGAGGACGCGCTGCTTCGAAATGCCCAGTTCGTGATCGACCAGGTGCAGAGTTTCGACGTCACCGGAGACGACGACGAGGCGCACCTGATCGCGACGCCCTGCCTGCGAAGCTTGGTTAACCTGGCAGGTGTGACGTTGGGTCAGCGGCGAGCGATGCGCCGCGGCCGACGCGAAGCGCTGCCCAAGAAGCCCGTCTGTACGTTGGCTACGACGACGCCGCTCGTGCGAGACGTCTTCGAGGTGCTGTTCCACGGTCAGATCGACGACAAGGCTTCCAGCGCTGCCCGCCGCAAGCGGTGCGGAGTTTGCGAAGCGTGCCAGTCGGCCGACTGCGGCAAGTGCAGGGCGTGCAAGGACATGGTGAAGTTCGGAGGCACGGGCAGGCAGAAGCAGTGCTGCGTGGAGCGGCGCTGCCTCAACAAGGTCTTCCAGGaagcggaagaagacgacggcgaCACGGAAGAGATGGAGGACGAGCTCGACCGCAAGGCCGTGCAGGCGGAGGCTCCTGCGACGCGCAAGACGACGCGGCGCGGCGGCAGCGACGTCTGCTGGGTTGACGACAAGCCGGTCGCGAAGCTCGACAAGAAGTCGTACTTCTCGCGCGCCGTGGTGAACGGCCACGAGCTGCGCTGGGGCGACTTCGTGCTCGTCACTCCGACGGATCCTGGCACACCGCTGTACGTGGCCCGAATCGTCCACATGTACGAAACTACGTCGGGCGAGAAGATGTTCCACGCGCACTGGTTCTGGAGAGGTTCGGACACCGTTCTGGGCGAATCGTCCGACCCTCGCGAGCTGTTTCTCGTCAACGAATGCGAGAACCAGAGTCTCAGTACAGTGAACGACCTCTGTACGGTAGTACTCAAGCCCGTAGCCGAGGACTGGTTCTCTCGCGGGGGCGTGCACAGTTTGGAGGACGAATGCGTGCTGCAGGGTGAGGACGACGGAAGGTCGTTCTTCTACCAGAAGGCCTACGAACCGGATCACGCGCGCTTCGTCGACCCGCCCGAACTGCCTTGTCCAGAAGAGTGTGACGTGACGCAAGCTTGTACCTCTTGCCGTCACGCAGAAGCGCAAGAGAAACTGGAGACTCCCGTCCCGGGAGAGGTCGTCGAGGAAGACGGCGGCAGACTGAGCTATTCGAGTATCTCGTTCCAGGGCAAGTCGTTCTGCGTCGGCGAGTGTGTCTTCCTGGAGCCGGACGCATTCCAATTTGACTTCATGCCAACCAAGAGCAAAAACAAGGGCAGCCTCAAAAAGGAAGACGTGGACGAGGACACTTACCCAGAGTACTACCGCAAACGTTCCGAGTACATCAAGGGATCGAACGCCGACGTGCCCGAACCCTTCAAGATCGGCAAGATCGTATCCATTTATAGAAAATCCCGCAGTGACGACGCCAAAAACGAGCCCCAAAACTTCAGGCTGAGAATCAAGAAATTTTACCGCTCCGAAAACACGCATCAGCCAAAGCTGGACGCCGACCTCTGCCTCTTGTACTACTCAGAAGAAGAGGCTGTCGTCGGGCTGCACCAGGTGTGCGGCAAATGCTACGTTGTGTACGGCGAAAACTTAGCTGAGGAAGTCGAAGACTATCTTCACCGAGGCCCTCACCGATTCTACTTTACCGAAGCGTACGACAGCGAGACCAAGAGTTTCGTGGAGCCTTCATCCAAGGCGCGCATGATGGGTTGTCTCGGCAAGGGCAAGGGTAAGAAAGGCAAGAGTTCGAGCAAAGCCGTCAGCATCGAGCCGCCTGAGGAGTACTGCGTACCGCAGCGCAAGCTACGCAGTCTCGACGTCTTCGCGGGCTGCGGAGGCCTGTCCGAGGGCTTCCACCAGGCCGGCGTCAGCGAGTCCTGCTGGGCCATCGAGCGAGAAGAGCCCGCAGCCACGGCCTTCCGTCTGAACTTCCCAGACGCCACCATCTTCACTGACGACTGCAATCGTCTCTTGCGCCTGGTCATGGACGGCGAGACCCACAACGAGCGTGGGCAGTCGCTGCCGCAGAAGGGAGACGTCGAGCTGCTCTGCGGCGGACCTCCGTGCCAGGGCTTTAGCGGCATGAACCGCTTCAACTCGAGGCAGTACTCCCAGTTCAAAAACTCGCTCATTGCCTCGTACCTGAGCTATTGCGAGTACTATCGGCCGCGCTTCTTCTTGCTCGAGAACGTACGCAACTTCGTGTCGTTCAAGCGCAGCATGGTTCTCAAGCTGACCCTGCGCTGCCTCATCAGCATGGGCTaccagtgcacctttggcgtgcTGCAGGCCGGCAACTACGGAGTGCCGCAGACGCGTAGGAGGGCCATCATTCTGGCGGCTGCCCCGGGAGAAAAGCTTCCGCTCTACCCGGAACCGCAGCACGTGTTCGCTCCTCGGGCCTGCCAGCTGACCGTCATGGTGGACGACCGCAAGTATCTGTCCAACTGCAAGTGGTCGTCGTCTGCCCCGCTCAGGACCATCACCGTCCGCGACGCCATGTCGGACCTGCCCGAGATCCGCAACGGCGCCAAGTTCGACGAGATTCCGTACGGCGCCCAGGCCCTGACCCCGTTCCAGAAGGTTCTCCGCGCCGGTGGCGCGGTACTGCGGGATCACGTGTGCAAGGAGATGGCGCCACTGGTCGAGGCCCGCATGCGGCACATTCCCCTTGCCCCGGGCTCCGACTGGCGCGACCTGCCCAACACCGTCGTGCGGCTTTCGGACGGTGTGACGTACACCAAGAAGCTGCGCTACACGCACCACGACGCCAAGAACGGCAAGTCGTCGACCGGTGCCCTCCGCGGGGTGTGCCCGTGCGCCTCGGACAAGCCGTGCGACCCGCTGTGCCGACAGGACAACACGCTGATCCCGTGGTGCCTGCCGCACACGGGCAACCGGCACAACCACTGGGCGGGGCTGTACGGTCGACTCGAGTGGGACGGGTTCTTCAGCACCACCGTGACCAACCCGGAGCCGATGGGAAAGCAGGGCCGAGTCCTGCACCCCGAGCAGCACCGCGTCGTGAGCGTGCGGGAGTGCGCTAGATCGCAGGGGTTCCCGGACACCTACCGGTTCTTCGGCACCATCCTGGACAGGCATCGGCAAGTCGGAAACGCCGTGCCGCCGCCCATGGCGCGGGCTATCGGACTCGAAATCCTCAAGTGCCTTGCTGACGGAAACGACAACTGA